One window from the genome of Aeromonas sp. FDAARGOS 1405 encodes:
- a CDS encoding tetratricopeptide repeat protein: MTYRVLCLAVAVSVLAACSSTAPRTDAELSQAAKQGDGRAQYELARRLATQPDYPNAMHWMQQAAEQSGPLAADQQIRANAAWQVGDWYQAGLGEPKNPALATQWWQRSARLGNTHASYRLGVMCQEQHQGKLVSECLDWFEQAAKRDHADAQLVLARWYSTQPGADTDAVKWLERSAELGNRDAQYLLGERYAQGKGVAKRPDLAQRWNDKAAAQQQPDALLKQARQAAPIHGFAAYQRAANAGSAEAELWLGQAYLAGELVSADPALGRYWLELAAAHGSHEAEYQLSLQQVDREQQIHWLMRAADGGVTRAWFDLAALQQEQGELEQARASYAKAARKGNRAALYAYGEMLRLGQGGKEDYALALKQYRQAAQQGDRMAQYRMGTMREEGLGAPRNRVHAYAWLSLAATEGMPEAVQARDELEAAMTRPEVKQAQKLSEHWFGKMPSPARTS, encoded by the coding sequence ATGACATATCGAGTCTTATGCCTGGCAGTGGCAGTCAGTGTGCTTGCAGCCTGTTCTTCCACTGCCCCACGTACTGACGCCGAGCTATCCCAAGCTGCAAAGCAGGGGGATGGCCGCGCCCAATATGAGCTGGCCAGACGGCTGGCAACCCAACCCGATTACCCCAATGCCATGCACTGGATGCAGCAAGCGGCTGAGCAGTCGGGCCCCTTGGCTGCCGATCAGCAGATCCGCGCCAACGCTGCGTGGCAAGTGGGTGACTGGTATCAGGCCGGGCTCGGTGAGCCCAAAAATCCGGCGCTCGCTACCCAGTGGTGGCAACGCTCTGCGCGGCTTGGCAACACCCATGCCAGTTATCGACTGGGCGTGATGTGCCAGGAGCAGCATCAAGGCAAACTGGTGAGTGAATGCCTCGACTGGTTCGAGCAGGCCGCCAAGCGGGATCATGCTGACGCTCAGCTGGTACTGGCCCGCTGGTACAGCACCCAACCGGGGGCCGATACGGATGCCGTCAAGTGGCTTGAACGGTCCGCAGAGCTTGGCAACCGTGATGCCCAGTACCTGCTGGGCGAGCGCTATGCGCAAGGTAAAGGGGTCGCCAAACGGCCGGATCTTGCGCAGCGCTGGAACGACAAGGCAGCAGCCCAGCAGCAACCGGACGCTTTGCTAAAGCAAGCCAGACAGGCCGCCCCTATCCATGGGTTCGCTGCCTATCAACGGGCTGCCAATGCCGGTTCTGCTGAAGCCGAGCTCTGGCTTGGCCAGGCTTATCTGGCCGGGGAGTTGGTATCAGCAGACCCTGCTTTGGGCCGTTACTGGCTGGAGCTGGCCGCTGCACACGGTTCCCATGAGGCCGAATATCAATTGAGTTTGCAGCAGGTAGACCGGGAGCAGCAGATCCACTGGTTAATGCGTGCTGCTGACGGTGGTGTGACCAGGGCATGGTTCGATCTGGCAGCACTGCAGCAGGAGCAAGGTGAACTGGAGCAGGCCAGAGCCAGCTATGCCAAGGCCGCCCGGAAAGGGAATAGGGCTGCACTCTATGCCTACGGTGAAATGCTGCGTTTGGGGCAAGGGGGTAAAGAAGATTACGCGTTGGCACTCAAGCAGTATCGGCAGGCGGCCCAACAGGGTGATCGTATGGCGCAATACCGGATGGGAACCATGCGTGAAGAGGGACTGGGGGCTCCGCGTAACCGGGTACATGCCTATGCCTGGCTGTCATTGGCGGCAACAGAAGGGATGCCGGAGGCGGTGCAGGCTCGTGACGAGCTGGAAGCAGCGATGACCAGGCCGGAAGTCAAACAGGCGCAGAAACTTTCAGAGCACTGGTTTGGCAAGATGCCATCACCGGCGAGGACAAGCTAA
- a CDS encoding protein disulfide oxidoreductase, translating to MTATSSRILRLRRWSKEALWLLLLAVIISTALDLWRSPALPEESPLPQLLLQDGTLADLQTMSRDRPLLIYYWASWCAVCRVTTPTVEQLWRDGENVLTVALRSGDQARLQQGMARKGLTFPTHNDEHGDLAARWQVSVTPSFLIIKQGKVVSSTTGWSSGPGLKLRLAWASLG from the coding sequence ATGACAGCAACATCATCCCGGATCCTCCGTCTGCGCCGCTGGAGCAAGGAAGCCCTCTGGCTGCTGCTGTTGGCGGTGATTATCTCGACAGCGCTGGACCTCTGGCGCAGTCCGGCGCTGCCAGAGGAAAGCCCGCTGCCTCAACTGCTGCTGCAAGATGGCACTCTGGCCGACCTGCAGACAATGAGTCGGGACAGACCACTGCTGATCTATTACTGGGCCAGCTGGTGCGCAGTCTGCCGTGTTACCACACCGACAGTGGAGCAGCTATGGCGAGACGGCGAAAACGTGCTGACAGTGGCGCTGCGCTCCGGCGACCAAGCCAGGTTGCAGCAGGGGATGGCCAGGAAGGGGCTGACCTTCCCGACCCACAATGATGAGCATGGCGACCTTGCCGCCCGCTGGCAGGTGAGCGTCACCCCCAGCTTCCTCATCATCAAGCAGGGTAAAGTGGTGAGCTCCACCACTGGCTGGAGCTCGGGCCCGGGACTGAAACTGCGGTTGGCCTGGGCCAGCCTCGGCTAA
- a CDS encoding protein-disulfide reductase DsbD — translation MSNIFKTALLLGSLLWQSIGLASDTGWLTSPRNDHAQIRLQADSRDPAQPRMLLSLALESGWKTYWQNPGEGGIAPEILWDDPQLTQQWHWPVPERFAVSGMSTQGYQQAVTFPISLGHGNRKELTGTLRLSTCSNVCILTDYPFALALDGTAPDGFDLAYAQAMSKLPQAMPKSVNLQAGYQQNRLQLSAKQQEGWRAPQIFLQQLEGVEFGEPSLEVQGNTLIARIPVSDGWQGDAPDIRHQQLGVVLVNGDEAWQRQVTIGDPLPLPAGGHSLRWILGAALLGGLILNLMPCVLPVLALKLGSVLQLETRERRPVRLQFLAASAGILVSFWTLALMSTLLRATQGAVGWGIQFQSVWFIGFMVVVTLLFCANLLGLFEIRLSSNVNTRLATAGGNGMAGHFLQGCFATLLATPCSAPFLGTAVAFALGAPSGQLWLVFTALGIGMSLPWLLIAALPRLALWLPKPGRWMGRLRILLGLMMLGSSFWLLSLLGNHIGHNGVVILMTLILAALLLAVVWRHGIRGVTLGLALGCLLAAALLLGGAFTMEGKPPQDTVNWQPLSEQAIQDALAQHKRVFVDVTADWCITCKANKFNVLLRDDVQRALSAPDVVALRGDWSRPSDSIAGFLRQRGSVAIPFNQIYGPGLPGGEILSPLLDRATLLATLEHAANAPVQGETR, via the coding sequence ATGTCAAACATCTTCAAGACTGCCCTCTTGCTGGGCAGCCTGCTGTGGCAATCCATCGGATTGGCCAGCGATACCGGCTGGCTCACCAGCCCCCGCAACGATCACGCACAAATCCGGCTGCAAGCAGATAGCCGGGATCCGGCACAGCCCCGGATGCTGCTCAGTCTGGCACTCGAGTCCGGCTGGAAAACCTATTGGCAAAACCCGGGTGAAGGGGGAATTGCCCCTGAAATTCTCTGGGATGATCCCCAACTCACTCAACAATGGCACTGGCCAGTGCCAGAGCGATTCGCGGTCAGCGGCATGTCGACCCAGGGGTATCAGCAGGCCGTTACCTTTCCCATCAGCCTTGGCCATGGCAACCGCAAAGAGTTGACCGGCACATTACGCCTTTCAACCTGCAGCAACGTCTGCATCCTGACCGACTACCCTTTTGCCCTTGCTCTGGATGGTACGGCACCGGACGGGTTCGATCTTGCCTATGCACAGGCGATGAGCAAGCTGCCACAAGCCATGCCCAAGAGCGTCAACCTCCAGGCCGGCTACCAGCAAAACCGGCTACAGCTGAGCGCTAAGCAGCAAGAGGGGTGGCGGGCTCCGCAGATTTTCCTCCAGCAGCTGGAGGGGGTCGAGTTTGGCGAGCCCAGCCTGGAGGTGCAGGGCAATACCCTGATTGCCCGCATTCCGGTCAGCGATGGCTGGCAAGGGGATGCACCGGATATCCGTCATCAGCAATTGGGCGTGGTACTGGTCAATGGTGATGAAGCCTGGCAGCGCCAGGTCACCATAGGTGATCCCCTGCCACTACCCGCTGGTGGCCACTCGCTGCGCTGGATCCTGGGGGCTGCACTGCTTGGTGGGCTTATTCTCAACCTGATGCCCTGTGTGTTGCCGGTGCTGGCCCTCAAGCTGGGATCAGTACTGCAACTGGAGACCCGTGAGCGTCGCCCGGTTCGCTTGCAGTTCCTGGCGGCAAGCGCAGGTATCCTGGTCTCCTTTTGGACGCTGGCACTGATGAGCACCCTGCTGCGCGCCACCCAGGGGGCCGTCGGCTGGGGTATCCAGTTCCAGAGCGTCTGGTTTATCGGCTTCATGGTCGTGGTGACCTTGCTGTTCTGTGCCAACCTGCTGGGGCTGTTCGAGATCAGGTTATCCAGCAATGTCAACACCCGCCTGGCAACCGCGGGTGGCAACGGCATGGCCGGTCACTTTCTGCAGGGCTGCTTTGCCACTCTGCTTGCAACCCCCTGCTCCGCCCCTTTCCTTGGTACCGCAGTCGCCTTTGCGCTCGGGGCACCATCCGGTCAACTCTGGCTTGTCTTTACCGCACTGGGGATTGGCATGAGCCTGCCATGGCTGCTCATCGCCGCCCTGCCCCGTCTCGCGCTCTGGCTGCCAAAACCGGGACGCTGGATGGGGCGCCTGCGCATCCTGCTCGGCCTGATGATGCTGGGCTCCAGCTTCTGGCTGCTCAGCCTGCTTGGCAACCATATCGGCCATAACGGGGTGGTGATCCTGATGACTCTGATACTGGCAGCCCTGCTGCTGGCGGTCGTATGGCGCCACGGTATTCGCGGTGTAACCCTGGGGCTGGCGCTGGGCTGCTTGCTGGCCGCAGCCCTGCTGCTCGGCGGCGCCTTCACCATGGAGGGCAAACCACCACAGGATACCGTCAACTGGCAGCCACTCTCGGAGCAGGCCATCCAGGACGCCCTGGCACAACACAAGCGGGTCTTCGTCGATGTGACCGCCGACTGGTGCATCACCTGCAAAGCCAACAAATTCAACGTGCTGCTGCGCGATGATGTGCAACGAGCCCTGAGTGCCCCCGATGTGGTGGCCTTGCGCGGGGATTGGAGCCGCCCCTCCGACAGCATCGCCGGCTTCTTGCGCCAACGCGGCAGTGTGGCCATTCCTTTCAACCAAATCTATGGCCCCGGGCTACCGGGTGGCGAGATCCTCTCTCCCCTGCTGGACCGTGCAACTCTGCTGGCCACTCTGGAGCACGCTGCGAACGCCCCTGTTCAAGGAGAAACAAGATGA
- a CDS encoding DEAD/DEAH box helicase, producing MSASTLSPDSYLLLSALQLQRVASTRLLQDTLGAGHELASHLTRLHDAGLVRLRGEQQWSLTAEGTLALILGVRAGLCAAPDWSRVSSVTGQDLVHGLVRELCRGKAGEIPAFFSPGDLLTLLDTADAHLLLAGSSPAWQQLLLEHFSLQLLLDAPYEEHWPLANALVRCAPEVQAQGKAFEAEWRWLCGDGESTDSSLLWPALQAVASQGECGPLGERLLTALGQWQAEGHEGQWPRAFSALLWLGWLQQADPVIASEQRKKWQRSLGGQFPLLADLLSQWAGERHGQAVGLFDTLQLPVEELHWGYLWLDLCALARHGAQSAQVAMLHKWDLSHLLDAEPHHRLMAFCQDLLRLLLGEGAKGAPLCQLRNSEAEDEESEEEGGEEKGAASASWLNWLQGLGRASGVRKPQERLVWLLHADGPELECKIQKLSTKGEWTAGRRVDPTLLSTQYAALLDEHDWAVVRTLPRVMGRLPRDVWAPLADHPRLFNAKGQKLQLAITAPLLQIIATEEGMSALLIPDAAARGAHIMPLAQDLWQLILTPQPLLDRLPALESIPLLPAEGMSELQRTLDGIADLPWHSQVEGLHGNAELAPWPGIPSVQLDWQDGQLAVKLVTRFDELPPQPLGKGESIIRQGIKGNHYWQRDLGAEKGQAQLLRNQLPIDLPGSEWRLEGEQALALVNALPELVDTGVVIHWHQDSTRLKSLDEAALSLRIERRQDWFQVEGALALDEHQILDLRLILRQLTPGQRTVQLDEKTSLMLSDKLVERLSMLGAMLDDEQRINHKLAYPLTRLLSVITTEGDTAWQSLQQEWQQEVSCPPELLTALRDYQKEGVRWMATLAHHGFGACLADDMGLGKTLQALIVLRMRQHLGPALVVVPKSVVTNWQEEVARFAPELEVVIFDNPAERERIIRDAKAGQVIIINYGMLGSLAEALKGRRWPSMVLDEAQQIKNAGTQRAKLLFQLEGDFRLALSGTPIENHLGELWSLFTFINPGLLGSLGEFKRRFGKAVKDPQHMALLRAVISPFILRRLKQEVLTELPDKTEIIHHISLSPEERQLYEATRREVVQQVQSADGRALMHVLSGLTRLRRLCCSPELVMPEWSQTSSKLDEAMALLEEAIDGGHRVLVFSQFVDLLSLLRARIEQKSWDYCYLDGGCSAKARQDSILRFRHEEVPLFLISLKAGGTGLNLTQADTVLHLDPWWNPAVEDQASDRAHRMGQTQPVTVYRLVCEQTVEEKIVALHDEKRALADGLLSGQSEVRGLDVESLRALLMG from the coding sequence ATGTCTGCCTCCACCCTCTCCCCGGATAGTTATCTGCTGCTCAGTGCCTTGCAACTGCAGCGTGTCGCCAGTACCCGTCTGTTACAAGATACGCTGGGGGCGGGCCATGAGCTCGCCAGCCACCTGACCCGGCTCCATGACGCCGGCCTTGTCAGATTGCGCGGGGAGCAGCAGTGGAGCCTGACTGCAGAGGGGACGCTGGCGCTGATCCTGGGGGTGCGGGCTGGGCTTTGTGCTGCCCCTGACTGGAGCCGGGTCTCCTCGGTGACCGGCCAGGATCTGGTGCACGGGCTGGTGCGCGAGCTTTGCAGGGGCAAGGCGGGCGAGATCCCGGCTTTCTTCTCTCCCGGTGATCTGCTCACACTGCTCGATACCGCAGATGCCCATCTGCTGCTGGCGGGTTCCAGCCCCGCCTGGCAGCAACTGTTGCTGGAGCACTTCTCGCTGCAGCTGCTTCTCGATGCCCCTTATGAAGAGCACTGGCCGCTGGCCAATGCGCTAGTGCGCTGTGCCCCCGAGGTGCAGGCGCAAGGTAAGGCGTTTGAGGCGGAGTGGCGCTGGCTCTGTGGGGATGGCGAAAGCACCGATTCCAGCCTGTTGTGGCCTGCCCTGCAGGCGGTTGCCTCGCAGGGGGAGTGTGGCCCTTTGGGTGAGCGGTTGCTCACGGCTCTGGGCCAGTGGCAGGCCGAGGGTCATGAGGGGCAGTGGCCGCGTGCCTTCAGTGCTTTGCTCTGGCTCGGCTGGTTGCAGCAGGCAGACCCCGTCATTGCCAGCGAGCAGCGCAAGAAGTGGCAGCGCAGCCTTGGCGGACAATTTCCGCTGCTGGCCGATCTGCTCAGCCAGTGGGCCGGTGAGCGGCATGGGCAGGCGGTCGGGCTGTTCGATACCCTGCAACTGCCGGTGGAGGAGCTGCACTGGGGCTATCTCTGGCTCGATCTCTGCGCGCTGGCCCGTCACGGCGCCCAGAGCGCGCAGGTGGCCATGCTGCACAAGTGGGATCTCTCCCACCTGCTTGACGCCGAACCCCATCATCGGCTGATGGCGTTTTGTCAGGATCTGCTGCGCCTGCTGCTGGGAGAGGGGGCCAAAGGGGCGCCACTCTGCCAGCTGCGCAACAGCGAGGCCGAAGACGAAGAGTCAGAAGAGGAAGGCGGCGAGGAGAAGGGGGCAGCCTCCGCCAGCTGGCTCAACTGGCTGCAGGGGCTGGGACGTGCCAGCGGTGTGCGCAAGCCGCAGGAGCGGCTGGTGTGGCTGCTTCACGCCGATGGCCCCGAGCTGGAGTGCAAGATCCAGAAACTCAGCACCAAGGGGGAGTGGACGGCGGGCCGCCGGGTCGATCCCACCCTGCTCTCCACCCAGTATGCGGCGCTGCTCGATGAGCACGACTGGGCAGTGGTGCGCACCCTGCCGCGGGTGATGGGACGCTTGCCCCGGGATGTCTGGGCGCCGCTGGCCGATCACCCCCGCCTGTTCAACGCCAAGGGGCAGAAGCTGCAGCTCGCCATCACGGCGCCGCTGCTGCAGATTATCGCGACCGAAGAGGGGATGAGTGCCTTGCTGATCCCAGATGCAGCCGCCCGCGGGGCCCATATCATGCCGCTGGCGCAGGATCTGTGGCAGCTCATCCTCACCCCGCAGCCGCTGCTCGACCGTTTGCCAGCGCTCGAATCCATCCCGCTGCTGCCCGCCGAGGGGATGAGCGAGTTGCAGCGCACTCTGGACGGGATCGCCGATCTGCCTTGGCACAGCCAGGTTGAGGGATTGCACGGCAATGCCGAACTGGCCCCCTGGCCGGGCATTCCTTCGGTGCAGCTCGATTGGCAGGATGGCCAGCTGGCGGTCAAGCTGGTGACCCGTTTTGACGAGTTGCCTCCCCAGCCTCTGGGCAAGGGGGAGAGCATCATCCGTCAAGGGATCAAGGGTAACCACTATTGGCAGCGGGATCTCGGAGCCGAGAAGGGGCAGGCCCAACTGCTGCGCAATCAGCTTCCCATCGATCTGCCCGGCAGCGAGTGGCGCCTTGAAGGAGAGCAGGCACTGGCATTGGTCAATGCCCTGCCGGAGCTGGTGGATACCGGTGTGGTCATTCACTGGCATCAGGACAGCACCCGCCTCAAGAGCCTCGATGAAGCGGCACTGAGCCTGCGCATCGAGCGGCGGCAGGACTGGTTCCAGGTCGAAGGGGCGCTGGCCCTCGATGAGCATCAGATCCTCGATTTGCGCCTGATCCTGCGTCAGCTGACCCCGGGTCAGCGCACCGTCCAGCTCGACGAAAAGACCAGCCTGATGCTGAGCGACAAGCTGGTGGAGCGGCTTTCCATGCTGGGGGCCATGCTCGACGACGAGCAGCGGATCAACCACAAGCTGGCCTATCCGCTTACCCGTCTGCTCTCGGTCATCACCACCGAGGGGGATACGGCATGGCAATCTCTGCAGCAGGAGTGGCAGCAGGAGGTATCCTGCCCGCCGGAGCTGCTCACCGCGCTGCGGGATTACCAGAAGGAGGGGGTGCGCTGGATGGCGACCCTGGCCCATCACGGTTTTGGCGCCTGTCTGGCCGATGACATGGGTCTTGGCAAGACGTTGCAGGCGCTTATCGTGCTGCGCATGCGCCAGCACCTTGGCCCTGCGCTGGTAGTGGTGCCCAAGTCGGTAGTCACCAACTGGCAGGAGGAGGTGGCCCGTTTCGCCCCCGAGCTGGAGGTGGTGATCTTTGACAATCCCGCCGAGCGCGAGCGCATTATTCGCGATGCCAAAGCGGGGCAGGTGATCATCATCAATTACGGTATGCTCGGCAGTCTGGCGGAGGCGCTCAAGGGGCGTCGCTGGCCCTCCATGGTGCTCGATGAGGCACAACAGATCAAAAACGCCGGTACCCAGCGCGCCAAGTTGTTGTTCCAGCTGGAAGGGGATTTTCGCCTCGCCCTCTCCGGCACGCCCATCGAGAACCATCTGGGGGAGTTGTGGAGCCTCTTTACCTTTATCAACCCGGGGTTGCTCGGCAGCCTTGGCGAGTTCAAGCGCCGCTTTGGCAAGGCGGTCAAGGATCCCCAGCATATGGCGTTGCTGCGGGCGGTGATCAGCCCCTTCATCCTCCGTCGTCTCAAGCAGGAGGTGTTGACCGAGCTGCCAGACAAGACCGAGATCATTCACCACATCAGCCTCTCCCCCGAAGAGCGTCAGCTCTACGAGGCGACCCGGCGTGAAGTGGTGCAGCAGGTGCAAAGTGCCGATGGTCGTGCCCTGATGCATGTGTTGAGTGGCCTGACCCGGTTGCGCCGGCTTTGCTGTTCGCCGGAGCTGGTGATGCCCGAGTGGTCGCAAACCAGCAGCAAGCTGGATGAGGCGATGGCCCTGCTGGAAGAGGCGATCGACGGTGGTCATCGGGTGCTGGTGTTCAGCCAGTTCGTCGACCTTCTGAGTCTGTTGCGGGCCCGCATCGAGCAGAAATCTTGGGATTATTGTTATCTGGATGGCGGCTGTTCGGCCAAGGCGCGGCAGGACTCTATCCTGCGTTTTCGCCACGAGGAGGTGCCGCTGTTCCTCATCAGCCTCAAGGCGGGGGGCACCGGCCTCAACCTCACCCAGGCCGATACCGTGCTGCACCTCGATCCCTGGTGGAACCCGGCGGTGGAAGATCAGGCGAGCGATCGGGCGCACCGGATGGGCCAGACCCAGCCGGTGACCGTCTATCGGCTGGTGTGCGAGCAGACGGTGGAGGAGAAGATCGTCGCCCTGCACGACGAGAAGCGGGCGCTGGCCGATGGCCTGCTGAGCGGCCAGTCCGAGGTGCGCGGGCTAGATGTGGAGAGCTTGCGGGCCCTGCTGATGGGCTGA
- a CDS encoding DNA replication terminus site-binding protein — translation MDTFTPTAALRQQMAAIEASLNQLADLLGQLELQEAHVYPLPPVPQGEEHDPIEQIEVGYLNGEAALAATLAAYRDHSARPGCSTKATHRLPGWLRFPAAAAPLIQPLVEEINQRKLDFKGLVQQAGGRDEKFELVHTALPGVITLQVYRKLTLLAGELQSLGFTWADKQTINRLSREQVLEMLERSRRYIPALSNNEEWSKMVDQEVYDIRRLPADAELRIRRPVKTHPMINLLWLERTPRKQQIKASLPLLLCSDTPPAVTHLGNYPPKSRQARRDRKIGGEPIIERLHLYLYQG, via the coding sequence ATGGATACCTTTACCCCGACCGCCGCCCTGCGTCAACAGATGGCCGCCATTGAAGCCTCTCTCAACCAGCTGGCCGATCTGCTTGGCCAACTCGAGCTGCAGGAGGCCCATGTCTATCCCCTCCCCCCGGTGCCACAGGGGGAAGAACACGACCCGATCGAGCAAATTGAGGTGGGCTATCTCAACGGTGAAGCCGCGCTGGCGGCCACCCTCGCCGCTTATCGGGACCACAGCGCCCGCCCCGGCTGCTCCACCAAGGCAACTCATCGGCTGCCCGGCTGGTTGCGCTTTCCTGCCGCCGCCGCTCCGCTGATCCAGCCTCTGGTTGAGGAGATCAATCAGCGCAAGCTCGATTTCAAGGGGCTGGTGCAGCAGGCGGGGGGACGGGACGAGAAGTTCGAGCTGGTACATACCGCCCTGCCCGGCGTGATCACTCTGCAGGTCTACCGCAAACTGACCCTGTTGGCGGGGGAGCTGCAATCCCTTGGCTTTACCTGGGCTGACAAGCAGACCATCAATCGCCTCAGTCGCGAGCAGGTGCTTGAGATGCTGGAGCGCAGCCGCCGCTACATACCGGCCCTCTCCAACAACGAGGAGTGGAGCAAGATGGTGGATCAGGAGGTGTACGACATTCGCCGTCTGCCCGCCGATGCCGAGCTGCGGATCCGCCGCCCGGTCAAGACTCACCCGATGATCAACCTGCTCTGGCTGGAGCGCACCCCGCGCAAGCAGCAGATCAAGGCGAGCCTGCCTCTGCTGCTCTGCTCCGATACCCCGCCTGCAGTCACCCATCTGGGCAACTATCCTCCCAAGAGCCGGCAGGCGCGGCGAGATCGCAAAATTGGCGGCGAGCCCATCATCGAGCGGCTGCACCTCTATCTCTATCAGGGGTGA
- a CDS encoding DUF1127 domain-containing protein, giving the protein MANMTYTETGYQHSSQLNLVARVKMTVLTWLERSRSRRQLSELPEYLLKDIGLNEADRYQETTKPFWRG; this is encoded by the coding sequence ATGGCCAACATGACTTATACCGAAACCGGTTACCAGCATTCCAGCCAATTGAATCTGGTTGCTCGCGTTAAAATGACCGTTCTGACCTGGCTGGAGCGCAGCCGTAGCCGTCGCCAGCTCTCCGAGCTGCCCGAGTACCTGCTCAAAGACATCGGCCTGAACGAAGCTGACCGTTATCAAGAAACCACCAAGCCGTTCTGGCGTGGTTAA
- the astE gene encoding succinylglutamate desuccinylase has translation MIPQHDFLAMTRSHEWQLDPFDFALPDGTQVSVWDTGVICLEPASGASGQPGGRKDIVLSCGIHGNETAPIEICNQLLSRLLSGELSARHRVLFLFGNPAAMNLGLREVEENMNRLFSGAHSKGEGLCNRERIRAMRLEQYVSRFFADPARPRYHYDLHTAIRGSRHEKFAVYPFPHERPHCREQVQFLGACGVRTILLSASPTTTFSYYSSRQHGAHAFTVELGKVRPFGENDMTRFIETRQALQELVTQDEVVLEPWRADDFTLFVIDRVITKKSADFRFLFASDVDNFTEFPQGFVLAEDGELRYTVEKPREAVVFPNANVAIGQRTVLLVVPTRLWE, from the coding sequence ATGATTCCCCAGCACGATTTTTTGGCCATGACCCGCAGCCACGAGTGGCAGCTCGATCCCTTTGATTTTGCGCTGCCGGATGGCACGCAAGTCAGCGTCTGGGATACCGGTGTCATCTGTCTGGAGCCTGCCAGCGGAGCGAGCGGCCAGCCGGGGGGGCGCAAGGATATCGTCCTCTCCTGCGGTATTCACGGCAACGAGACCGCCCCCATCGAGATCTGCAACCAGCTGCTGAGCCGTCTGCTCTCTGGCGAGCTGAGCGCCCGCCATCGGGTGCTGTTCCTGTTTGGCAATCCGGCGGCGATGAACCTCGGGCTGCGGGAGGTGGAGGAGAACATGAACCGGCTCTTCTCTGGCGCCCACAGCAAGGGGGAGGGGCTCTGCAATCGGGAGCGGATCCGCGCCATGCGTCTCGAGCAGTATGTGAGCCGCTTCTTTGCCGATCCGGCTCGTCCCCGTTACCACTACGATCTGCACACCGCCATTCGCGGTTCGCGCCACGAGAAGTTCGCCGTCTACCCCTTTCCCCACGAGCGGCCCCACTGCCGCGAGCAGGTGCAGTTCCTCGGCGCCTGCGGGGTGCGCACCATTCTGCTCTCCGCCAGCCCGACCACTACTTTCAGCTACTACAGCTCACGCCAGCATGGAGCCCACGCCTTTACGGTGGAGCTGGGCAAGGTCCGGCCATTTGGTGAGAACGACATGACCCGCTTTATCGAAACCCGGCAGGCACTGCAGGAGCTGGTCACTCAGGATGAGGTGGTGCTGGAGCCGTGGCGGGCGGATGATTTCACTCTGTTTGTTATCGATCGGGTGATCACCAAAAAATCAGCGGACTTTCGCTTCCTGTTCGCCAGCGATGTGGACAACTTCACCGAATTCCCCCAAGGGTTCGTGCTGGCCGAGGATGGTGAGCTGCGCTACACGGTGGAAAAGCCGCGTGAGGCGGTGGTCTTCCCCAATGCCAATGTGGCGATCGGCCAGCGCACTGTGTTGCTGGTTGTGCCGACAAGGCTCTGGGAATAG